AAGGCTGTTCGAGGAATTCCCGCCCCATGGTCTGGACGATGTTATTCCCGGACCATTCCGCCAGGGTGGCGTAGGGCACGGCCAGATAACCCAGGATAGTGAGGGCCCCGGCCACCAGGAAAATCCAGAACATGATCAAGGCCAGCTTGGGACTGAACAGTTCCGTCTCGGACTCTTCAGGAACCATGTAATAGGCGGCCCCCATAAAGCCGAACAGCAGCCACACGATCAGCAGGTTGGTGTGGACCATACGGGCCACGTTAAAGGGAATCGCGGGAAACAGAAAATCCCCGATCACATATTGCAAGCCCATCGCCAAGCCAAAAACGATCTGCCCCACAAACAAGGCAATCGCGGCAATGAAATAGGGCTTAGCCACTACTTGAGATTTATACTGCATTAATAACTCCTTATATTCGGCTTCAATTCCTTAGTGAGCACCCAACATTAACCTTGGATATTGGGCGGCCAATTGGAAGTTTGAATTTCCGAAACATATTTAAAGAATGCAGTCAGATCATCCAAATCCTTGTCACTGAAATTGAAGTGAGGCATTTGGCGCCGTCCGGGAGCCCCCGTGGGCTGGGCTTTAATCCACGCTTTAATGAAATCCGGGCCACGGCGTTTGTAAACATTGCCCAGCTCGGGAGCAAAATAAGCCCCTTCCCCAAGCAGGGTGTGGCAACCGATGCAATCGTTGGTTTCCCACAGTTTTTTGCCATGGGCCACCGATTCATTAATGGCCCCCCGGTTATCGCGCTTAGGCGATGAACTTTGTGTATCGAATGTCAGGGCTAAAAATAACAGGAAGAAAAAAACCGACCCCCCGTAGAAAATATTTCTCGCCATTGACTTGGTGAATGTTCCGCTCATCGGACCCCCTCAGATAATCAAATACTGCTTGCGCAGCGTGGGCGGATAATGCTACGCACACAAAAACTTTCCCTTGATACCTATCAAATTATTCCAATGACATTGATTTCAAAATAATCCCGCCCGGAGAAGCCTCTCTCTGCCCTGGAAAATGGGGAAATCCGCCGCCTTTTCCCGGGGTATCCCCCGCCGGTGAATTCCATAGACCGCCCCCCGGCTGGTCGCCCTTTTTTCCCCGGCCCAGTGCCCATCCCCCCAAACCAAGCCCGCCGCCAGCCCCGGGAATAACGGTTCCTGGAGAGGTATCGCGCCCCCGGGACGGAGAATGGGGTAGAGCGCCCCTAATGCCCGTCCCAGCAACGGCCCCAGCAGTCAGGCCCGCCAAACCCAAGCCTCTCCCCGGGAATGCCTCCGGCCCTGACCGGGAAGGGGTTCCAGGGCGGTCCATGGGTGGAGCGAGGGGAAATGGGGCTGCCCTATCCCCCCGAATCCCCGACGAAGTCCGGAATAGGGAATTCGATCTGCCCAGGCGCTCGCCACAGGTGAGCCCTTACACCCTACCCCGCCCTCCTGCCATTCCCCAATCGGGCATATGGCCCCCTCCCCTTGCCCTAACCGGCATACGTCCTTCAGCTTAGGTCCATCGACTTATTTAATCTCGTTATATATTTTTATATATTTCGATGTTTAAAAATAATGTCTTCTTTACTCTGACAATAAGTCCCCATCCCGAATTTATAAAAATTCCGGGAATGGGGAAAACAACGGGGTCATTTAATTAACGCTTTCAACGAGGGATTTATGCCTGATACCGCGAGAAAAAACCATTCCCCCTATTTTTATCTCTACTACCTATTACCCGCTTTGACCGCCTTACTCGCGTCCCAGCCCTCCCCGGCGAGCGATACGGCCAATACTCCCCCGGCAGAAGCACCCGCTCCTTCCAAAATGTTTACCCTGGGGGAAATTACTGTCACCGCATGCCAGTCCCAGGATAATTTTCCCGGGACCAGCACCATTACCAGCGAAGACATGTGGGATTTTTCCCGGGACTCCCTCCCCGACGCCTTAAATCTCATTCCCGGGGCTACTACAACACCGGGGGCGGGAAGCCGAAACGAATCCCTCATCAGTATCCGGGGCTTTGATCGCAGCCA
This sequence is a window from Azospira inquinata. Protein-coding genes within it:
- a CDS encoding c-type cytochrome, with protein sequence MSGTFTKSMARNIFYGGSVFFFLLFLALTFDTQSSSPKRDNRGAINESVAHGKKLWETNDCIGCHTLLGEGAYFAPELGNVYKRRGPDFIKAWIKAQPTGAPGRRQMPHFNFSDKDLDDLTAFFKYVSEIQTSNWPPNIQG